A stretch of Corynebacterium timonense DNA encodes these proteins:
- the rplW gene encoding 50S ribosomal protein L23, whose translation MAKIANPRDIIIAPVLSEKTYSLMEQNTYTFLVAPSANKTQIKIAVEEIFGVDVASVNTVNREGKRKRSRTGFGKRKDTKRAYVTLREGSDSIDIFGGAAV comes from the coding sequence ATGGCCAAGATCGCCAACCCGCGTGACATCATCATCGCCCCGGTCCTCTCCGAGAAGACCTACTCGCTGATGGAGCAGAACACGTACACCTTCCTGGTGGCGCCTTCTGCCAACAAGACCCAGATCAAGATTGCCGTGGAAGAGATTTTCGGCGTCGACGTCGCTTCGGTGAACACCGTCAACCGTGAGGGCAAGCGCAAGCGCTCCCGCACCGGCTTTGGCAAGCGCAAAGACACCAAGCGCGCCTACGTCACTCTCCGCGAGGGCAGCGACTCCATCGACATCTTCGGCGGCGCAGCCGTCTAA
- the rplD gene encoding 50S ribosomal protein L4, with protein sequence MTNLTLDVHTADGTTNGSVELPAELFDREVSIPLMHQVVTAQLAASRQGTHATKTRGMVRGGGKKPFRQKGTGRARQGSTRAPHFTGGGTVHGPQPRSYAQRTPKKMIKAALAGALTDRARNERIHVVEDLVPGQTPSTKSARAFIERLTDRKSVLLVIGREDVNSRLSARNLPGVHILEPTQLNTYDVLNADDLVFSVEALHTFVNAATGVGAAAVEEDK encoded by the coding sequence ATGACGAACCTGACGCTTGACGTCCACACCGCCGACGGTACGACCAACGGCTCCGTTGAGCTTCCGGCAGAGCTTTTTGACCGCGAAGTGTCCATCCCCCTGATGCACCAGGTTGTGACCGCGCAGCTTGCTGCGTCTCGCCAGGGCACCCACGCCACCAAGACCCGCGGCATGGTCCGCGGCGGTGGTAAGAAGCCGTTCCGCCAGAAGGGCACCGGCCGCGCCCGCCAGGGATCGACCCGCGCGCCGCACTTCACCGGCGGTGGCACCGTCCACGGTCCGCAGCCGCGCTCCTACGCGCAGCGGACCCCCAAGAAGATGATCAAGGCTGCTCTTGCCGGCGCCCTCACCGACCGCGCCCGCAACGAGCGCATCCACGTCGTTGAGGACCTCGTCCCGGGCCAGACCCCCTCGACGAAGTCCGCCCGCGCCTTCATCGAGCGCCTGACCGACCGCAAGAGCGTTCTGCTCGTGATCGGCCGTGAGGACGTCAACTCCCGTCTTTCCGCGAGGAACCTGCCGGGCGTGCACATCCTTGAGCCGACGCAGCTGAACACCTACGACGTGCTCAACGCCGACGACCTCGTGTTCTCGGTGGAGGCACTCCACACCTTCGTCAACGCCGCCACCGGCGTCGGCGCTGCAGCCGTGGAGGAGGATAAGTAA
- the rplC gene encoding 50S ribosomal protein L3, with product MSDNQIKGILGKKLGMTQIFDEENRVIPVTVVEAGPAVVTQIRTPETDGYSAIQIAYGDIDPRKTKKPQAGHFKKAGVNPRRYVTEIRMDDTSAYEVGQEITATIFDGDTFVDVVGTTKGHGYAGAMKRHGFAGQGAAHGNQASHRRVGSIGGCATPGRVFKGTRMAGRMGGNRVTTQNLKIQRIDGDNNLILIKGAIPGAKGSVVTVKTAVKGGAHA from the coding sequence ATGTCTGACAACCAGATCAAGGGCATTCTGGGCAAGAAGCTCGGCATGACCCAGATCTTCGACGAGGAAAACCGCGTTATCCCGGTCACCGTCGTCGAGGCTGGGCCGGCCGTGGTCACCCAGATCCGGACCCCCGAGACCGATGGCTACTCCGCCATCCAGATCGCCTACGGCGACATCGATCCCCGTAAGACCAAGAAGCCGCAGGCTGGCCACTTCAAGAAGGCCGGCGTCAACCCGCGCCGCTACGTCACCGAGATCCGCATGGACGACACCTCTGCCTACGAGGTCGGCCAGGAGATCACCGCGACCATCTTCGACGGTGACACCTTCGTTGACGTCGTCGGCACCACCAAGGGCCACGGCTACGCCGGCGCCATGAAGCGCCACGGCTTTGCCGGCCAGGGCGCTGCCCACGGCAACCAGGCGTCCCACCGCCGCGTCGGCTCCATCGGTGGCTGCGCCACCCCGGGCCGCGTGTTCAAGGGCACCCGCATGGCCGGCCGCATGGGCGGTAACCGCGTTACCACCCAGAACCTGAAGATCCAACGCATCGACGGTGACAACAACCTGATCCTGATCAAGGGCGCCATCCCCGGCGCCAAGGGCAGCGTTGTGACTGTCAAGACCGCAGTGAAGGGCGGTGCTCACGCATGA
- the rpsJ gene encoding 30S ribosomal protein S10: MAGQKIRIRLKAYDHEAIDASAKKIVETVTRTGARVVGPVPLPTEKNVYAVIRSPHKYKDSREHFEMRTHKRLVDILDPTPKTVDALMRIDLPASVDVNIQ; the protein is encoded by the coding sequence GTGGCGGGACAGAAGATCCGCATCAGGCTCAAGGCCTACGACCACGAGGCGATCGACGCATCCGCGAAGAAGATCGTCGAGACGGTCACCCGCACGGGTGCCCGCGTCGTCGGGCCGGTGCCGTTGCCCACCGAAAAGAACGTGTACGCCGTGATTCGTTCTCCCCACAAGTACAAGGACTCGCGCGAGCACTTCGAGATGCGCACTCACAAGCGCCTCGTCGACATTCTCGACCCGACGCCCAAGACGGTTGACGCCCTCATGCGCATCGACCTGCCGGCCAGCGTCGACGTGAACATCCAGTAA
- a CDS encoding Asp23/Gls24 family envelope stress response protein, which yields MAEQTPSPAPEPAVEQARQRNLNLETEHGTTVIDDTVVGKIAGIAAREVSGVYNLGGGAARMWGAVRESLTASSNVQQGVNVALEQGHASVAVAIIAEYGVAIHELAHAIRENVTVAVTRMTGLIVDRVDVTVHDVHLPGQEHEPADPVPAPRVDQ from the coding sequence ATGGCCGAGCAGACGCCGTCGCCCGCGCCCGAACCTGCCGTCGAGCAGGCCCGTCAACGCAACCTCAACTTGGAGACGGAGCACGGCACCACCGTCATCGATGACACCGTCGTGGGCAAGATCGCCGGCATCGCCGCGCGCGAGGTGTCCGGGGTGTACAACCTGGGCGGAGGAGCCGCCCGCATGTGGGGCGCGGTGCGCGAGTCCTTGACCGCCTCCAGCAACGTCCAGCAGGGCGTCAACGTCGCCCTCGAGCAGGGCCACGCCTCCGTCGCTGTCGCCATCATCGCCGAGTACGGGGTGGCCATCCACGAACTGGCGCACGCGATCCGGGAGAACGTGACGGTCGCCGTGACCCGCATGACCGGGCTGATCGTCGACCGCGTCGACGTCACCGTCCACGACGTCCACCTGCCCGGCCAGGAGCACGAGCCCGCGGATCCCGTGCCCGCCCCGCGCGTGGACCAGTAG
- a CDS encoding Asp23/Gls24 family envelope stress response protein: protein MPGTSRINDKAVARVAEAAALSVPGCAAVDAKLAGLAGRGLPRVEVSLDRAASTASMSVEMAVSYPSPVVAVTEAVRAAIVAQVATLTGFRVTRVDVTVAAARHNAAAVTRVAVERHPADITPTPVTVRPLRVVSPRVRTSSRPLAHPRVPPQRPLAPIEVPPPPAVRPVTAPPAVTVRRIVRLHPPRVPVVAAPQPVRSVQAPEPVVVGVPRAPLPTPLTPITIRPAAQKRVSGDA from the coding sequence ATGCCGGGCACATCACGTATCAACGACAAGGCCGTGGCCCGCGTCGCCGAGGCGGCAGCGCTGAGCGTGCCGGGCTGCGCCGCCGTCGACGCGAAGCTCGCGGGCCTGGCCGGGCGCGGCCTGCCCCGCGTGGAGGTCAGCCTCGATCGCGCCGCCTCGACGGCGTCGATGTCCGTGGAGATGGCCGTGTCCTACCCTTCTCCTGTCGTCGCGGTCACCGAGGCTGTGCGGGCGGCTATTGTCGCCCAGGTGGCCACGCTCACCGGGTTCCGCGTTACCCGCGTCGACGTCACCGTGGCCGCCGCGCGGCACAACGCTGCTGCCGTGACGCGCGTGGCGGTGGAGCGCCACCCCGCCGACATCACGCCGACCCCGGTGACTGTCCGCCCGCTGCGCGTCGTCTCGCCGCGGGTCCGGACGTCGTCACGCCCCCTGGCCCATCCCCGCGTCCCTCCGCAACGGCCGCTGGCCCCCATCGAGGTGCCGCCGCCCCCCGCGGTGCGGCCCGTCACCGCGCCGCCGGCCGTGACGGTCCGCCGCATCGTCAGGCTCCACCCTCCGCGCGTGCCCGTGGTTGCGGCCCCGCAGCCGGTGCGTTCGGTCCAGGCGCCGGAGCCAGTCGTGGTGGGCGTGCCGCGCGCGCCGCTGCCGACTCCGCTGACCCCCATCACGATCCGCCCGGCGGCACAAAAGCGGGTGAGCGGCGATGCCTGA
- a CDS encoding DUF6286 domain-containing protein → MPDHASPSPGGEPRGLAAVQWVTVLVGVALCALAGVIARDLGVRYGSDRPDDSWVADALRWLSELPVNAWTVAAGVVFAVLGLAFLVAAVRPRPRTHVRYASRASIWLRPVDIARRATYTAIQETGSSAVRSQATRSRVRVRVQDNGQGEAMATQVRQALTETFAGLSRPPRISVTLTPPPPTSEEATR, encoded by the coding sequence ATGCCTGATCACGCTTCCCCCTCCCCCGGCGGCGAGCCGCGCGGCTTGGCGGCGGTGCAGTGGGTCACCGTCCTCGTCGGCGTCGCGCTGTGCGCGCTCGCCGGTGTCATCGCCCGCGACCTCGGCGTGCGCTACGGCTCCGACAGGCCCGACGATTCCTGGGTGGCCGACGCCCTGCGCTGGCTGTCGGAGCTGCCGGTCAACGCGTGGACAGTCGCGGCGGGCGTCGTTTTCGCCGTGCTCGGCCTTGCCTTCCTCGTCGCCGCGGTGCGCCCGCGGCCGCGCACGCACGTGCGCTACGCCTCCCGCGCGTCGATCTGGCTGCGCCCGGTCGACATCGCCCGCAGAGCCACCTACACCGCGATCCAAGAAACGGGTTCGAGCGCAGTTCGTTCCCAGGCCACCCGCTCGCGCGTGCGGGTTCGCGTCCAGGACAACGGCCAGGGTGAGGCCATGGCCACCCAGGTGCGCCAGGCCCTCACCGAAACCTTCGCGGGGCTTTCGCGCCCGCCGCGTATCAGCGTCACACTGACCCCGCCACCGCCGACCAGCGAGGAGGCCACCCGATGA
- the tuf gene encoding elongation factor Tu: MAKAKFERTKPHVNIGTIGHVDHGKTTTTAAITKVLADAYPEENQAFAFDAIDKAPEERERGITINISHVEYNTPKRHYAHVDAPGHADYIKNMITGAAQMDGAILVVAATDGPMPQTREHVLLARQVGVPYILVALNKCDMVDDEEIIELVEMEVRELLAEQDYDEEAPIVHISALKALEGDEKWVQSVLDLMQACDDSIPDPVRETDKDFLMPIEDIFTISGRGTVVTGRVERGVLNLNDEVEIIGIKDKAQKTTVTSIEMFNKLLDTAEAGDNAALLLRGLKREEVERGQVVIKPGAYTPHTKFEGSVYVLSKDEGGRHTPFFDNYRPQFYFRTTDVTGVVKLPEGTEMVMPGDNVEMSVELIQPVAMDEGLRFAIREGSRTVGAGRVTKIVE; this comes from the coding sequence GTGGCAAAGGCTAAGTTTGAGCGTACGAAGCCGCACGTAAACATCGGCACCATCGGTCACGTCGACCACGGCAAGACCACCACGACGGCTGCCATCACCAAGGTGCTGGCGGACGCCTACCCGGAGGAGAACCAGGCCTTCGCGTTCGACGCGATTGACAAGGCTCCGGAGGAGCGCGAGCGCGGCATCACCATCAACATCTCCCACGTGGAGTACAACACCCCGAAGCGCCACTACGCCCACGTCGACGCCCCGGGCCACGCCGACTACATCAAGAACATGATCACCGGCGCTGCTCAGATGGACGGCGCGATCCTCGTCGTCGCCGCCACCGACGGCCCGATGCCGCAGACCCGTGAGCACGTGCTGCTCGCCCGCCAGGTCGGCGTCCCCTACATCCTCGTCGCCCTGAACAAGTGCGACATGGTCGACGATGAGGAGATCATCGAGCTCGTCGAGATGGAGGTCCGCGAGCTCCTCGCCGAGCAGGACTACGACGAAGAGGCTCCGATCGTCCACATCTCCGCTCTCAAGGCCCTCGAGGGCGACGAGAAGTGGGTTCAGTCCGTGCTTGACCTCATGCAGGCGTGCGACGACTCCATCCCGGATCCGGTCCGCGAGACGGACAAGGACTTCCTCATGCCGATCGAGGACATCTTCACCATCTCCGGCCGCGGCACCGTCGTGACCGGCCGTGTCGAGCGCGGTGTGCTCAACCTCAACGACGAGGTCGAGATCATCGGCATCAAGGACAAGGCGCAGAAGACCACCGTCACCTCCATCGAGATGTTCAACAAGCTTCTCGACACCGCTGAGGCCGGCGACAACGCCGCTCTGCTGCTCCGCGGCCTGAAGCGCGAAGAGGTCGAGCGTGGCCAGGTTGTCATCAAGCCGGGCGCCTACACCCCGCACACCAAGTTCGAGGGTTCCGTCTACGTCCTGTCCAAGGACGAGGGCGGCCGCCACACCCCGTTCTTCGACAACTACCGCCCGCAGTTCTACTTCCGCACCACCGACGTCACCGGTGTTGTGAAGCTGCCGGAGGGCACCGAGATGGTCATGCCGGGCGACAACGTCGAGATGAGCGTCGAGCTCATCCAGCCGGTCGCCATGGACGAGGGCCTGCGCTTCGCTATCCGCGAGGGCTCCCGCACCGTCGGCGCTGGCCGCGTGACCAAGATCGTCGAGTAA
- the fusA gene encoding elongation factor G, with protein sequence MAQEVLKDLKKVRNIGIMAHIDAGKTTTTERILFYTGINRKVGETHDGGATTDWMEQEKERGITITSAAVTCFWNNNQINIIDTPGHVDFTVEVERSLRVLDGAVAVFDGKEGVEPQSEQVWRQAAKYDVPRICFVNKMDKLGADFYYTVQTIVDRLGAKPLVMQLPIGAEDDFDGVIDLVEMKALLWPGKVETGTPPQIEEIPADLKDKAEEYREKLLEAVAESDEELMEKYFGGEELTTDEIKAAIRKMTVASEIYPVYCGTAYRNKGIEPLLDAVVEYLPNPLDIGEVHGTDLTGDENLTRKPSVEEPFSALAFKIAVHPFFGKLTYVRVYSGQAIPGEQMLNSTKQHKERVGKLFQMHANKENPVDHADAGNIYAFIGLKNTTTGDTLCNPDHPIILESMDFPDPVIQVAIEPKTKADQEKLGTAIQKLAEEDPTFTVKLDEETGQTVIGGMGELHLDVLVDRMKREFKVEANIGSPQVAYRETIRKKVESLDYTHKKQTGGSGQFAKVIVTIEPYEPDLEALEEGESATYKFENAVTGGRVPKEYIPSVDAGIQDAMQYGYLAGFPLVNIKATLEDGAYHEVDSSEMAFKMAGSQALKEAVAKAKPVLLEPLMSVEVVTPEEYMGDVIGDLNSRRGQVNSMDDRSGAKVVKAVVPLSQMFGYVGDLRSRTQGRANYTMVFDSYGEVPTNVAQEIIDERNGN encoded by the coding sequence GTGGCACAAGAAGTGCTTAAGGACCTGAAGAAGGTCCGCAACATTGGCATCATGGCCCACATCGATGCCGGTAAGACCACCACCACCGAACGCATCCTCTTCTACACCGGTATCAACCGCAAGGTGGGCGAGACCCACGACGGCGGCGCGACCACCGACTGGATGGAGCAGGAGAAGGAGCGTGGCATTACGATCACCTCCGCCGCCGTGACGTGCTTCTGGAACAACAACCAGATCAACATCATCGATACCCCGGGCCACGTCGACTTCACCGTCGAGGTGGAGCGCTCCCTGCGCGTGCTCGACGGCGCAGTCGCGGTTTTCGACGGCAAGGAGGGCGTCGAGCCCCAGTCCGAGCAGGTCTGGCGCCAGGCTGCTAAGTACGACGTGCCGCGCATCTGCTTCGTCAACAAGATGGACAAGCTCGGCGCAGACTTCTACTACACCGTGCAGACCATCGTCGACCGCCTCGGCGCGAAGCCGCTGGTTATGCAGCTGCCGATTGGCGCCGAGGACGACTTCGACGGCGTCATCGACCTCGTCGAGATGAAGGCCCTGCTGTGGCCGGGCAAGGTCGAGACCGGCACCCCGCCGCAGATCGAGGAGATCCCCGCCGACCTCAAGGACAAGGCGGAGGAGTACCGCGAGAAGCTGCTCGAGGCCGTCGCCGAGTCCGACGAAGAGCTCATGGAAAAGTACTTCGGCGGCGAGGAGCTGACGACCGACGAGATCAAGGCCGCGATCCGCAAGATGACGGTCGCCTCCGAGATCTACCCCGTGTACTGCGGCACCGCGTACCGCAACAAGGGCATCGAGCCGCTGCTTGATGCCGTCGTGGAGTACCTGCCGAACCCGCTCGACATCGGCGAGGTGCACGGCACCGACCTGACCGGCGACGAGAACCTCACCCGCAAGCCGTCCGTCGAGGAGCCGTTTTCCGCTCTGGCGTTCAAGATTGCCGTCCACCCCTTCTTTGGCAAGCTCACCTACGTGCGCGTCTACTCCGGCCAGGCGATCCCCGGTGAGCAGATGCTCAACTCCACGAAGCAGCACAAGGAGCGCGTGGGCAAGCTCTTCCAGATGCACGCGAACAAGGAGAACCCGGTCGACCACGCGGACGCCGGTAACATCTACGCGTTCATCGGCCTGAAGAACACCACCACCGGCGACACCCTGTGCAACCCGGATCACCCGATCATCCTCGAGTCCATGGACTTCCCGGACCCGGTGATCCAGGTGGCCATCGAGCCGAAGACGAAGGCTGACCAGGAGAAGCTCGGCACCGCGATCCAGAAGCTTGCGGAGGAGGACCCGACCTTCACCGTCAAGCTCGACGAGGAGACCGGCCAGACCGTCATCGGCGGCATGGGCGAGCTGCACCTCGACGTGCTCGTGGACCGCATGAAGCGCGAGTTTAAGGTCGAGGCGAACATCGGCTCCCCGCAGGTGGCCTACCGCGAGACCATCCGCAAGAAGGTCGAGTCCCTCGACTACACCCACAAGAAGCAGACGGGTGGTTCGGGCCAGTTCGCAAAGGTCATCGTCACCATCGAGCCCTACGAGCCGGACCTGGAGGCCCTGGAGGAGGGCGAGTCCGCGACCTATAAGTTCGAGAACGCCGTCACCGGTGGCCGCGTGCCCAAGGAGTACATCCCGTCGGTCGACGCCGGTATCCAGGACGCCATGCAGTACGGATACCTGGCTGGCTTCCCGCTGGTCAACATCAAGGCCACCCTCGAGGATGGCGCCTACCACGAGGTTGACTCCTCGGAGATGGCCTTCAAGATGGCCGGCTCCCAGGCCCTCAAGGAGGCGGTGGCCAAGGCGAAGCCGGTTCTGCTCGAGCCGCTCATGTCGGTCGAGGTCGTGACCCCCGAGGAGTACATGGGCGACGTCATCGGCGACCTGAACTCCCGCCGCGGCCAGGTCAACTCGATGGATGACCGCTCCGGCGCGAAGGTTGTCAAGGCCGTCGTCCCGTTGTCGCAGATGTTCGGCTACGTCGGCGACCTGCGCTCCCGCACCCAGGGCCGCGCGAACTACACGATGGTCTTCGACTCCTACGGCGAGGTTCCCACGAACGTCGCGCAGGAGATCATCGACGAGCGCAACGGTAACTAA
- the rpsG gene encoding 30S ribosomal protein S7 — translation MRKQQAPKRPVVKDPVYNSEIVTQLVNKILLDGKKSTAERIVYGALEICREKTGTDPVGTLEKALGNIRPDLEVRSRRVGGATYQVPVEVKPARSNTLALRWMVTFTRQRRENTMIERLANEILDASNGLGASVKRREDTHKMAEANRAFAHYRW, via the coding sequence ATGCGTAAGCAGCAAGCTCCGAAGCGTCCCGTCGTCAAGGATCCGGTCTACAACTCCGAGATCGTGACCCAGCTGGTCAACAAGATCCTGCTCGACGGCAAGAAGTCCACCGCCGAGCGCATCGTCTATGGTGCTCTCGAGATCTGCCGCGAGAAGACCGGCACGGATCCCGTCGGCACGCTCGAGAAGGCCCTCGGCAACATCCGCCCGGACCTCGAGGTCCGCTCCCGCCGCGTCGGTGGCGCGACCTACCAGGTCCCGGTCGAGGTCAAGCCGGCTCGCTCCAACACCCTCGCCCTGCGCTGGATGGTGACCTTCACCCGTCAGCGCCGCGAGAACACCATGATTGAGCGCCTCGCCAACGAGATCCTGGACGCGTCCAACGGTCTCGGCGCCTCCGTCAAGCGCCGCGAGGACACCCACAAGATGGCCGAGGCCAACCGCGCCTTCGCTCACTACCGCTGGTAG
- the rpsL gene encoding 30S ribosomal protein S12 → MPTIQQLVRKGRHDKRGKVATAALKGSPQRRGVCTRVYTTTPKKPNSALRKVARVRLTSGIEVSAYIPGEGHNLQEHSMVLVRGGRVKDLPGVRYKIIRGALDTQGVKDRKQARSRYGAKKGQ, encoded by the coding sequence ATGCCTACTATTCAGCAGCTGGTCCGCAAGGGCCGCCACGACAAGCGTGGCAAGGTTGCTACGGCCGCCCTGAAGGGCTCGCCGCAGCGCCGCGGTGTGTGCACCCGCGTGTACACCACCACCCCGAAGAAGCCGAACTCCGCTCTGCGTAAGGTCGCCCGTGTGCGCCTGACCTCCGGCATCGAGGTCTCCGCCTACATCCCGGGTGAGGGCCACAACCTGCAGGAGCACTCCATGGTGCTCGTGCGCGGCGGCCGTGTGAAGGACCTGCCGGGTGTGCGCTACAAGATCATCCGCGGCGCGCTGGACACCCAGGGCGTCAAGGACCGCAAGCAGGCACGTTCCCGTTACGGCGCGAAGAAGGGACAGTAA
- a CDS encoding DUF1707 domain-containing protein, producing MNTPTPPEPPRLRASRSQRERAAHALSDALSDGQISLSEFDARCAQVWDATYSDELDTLTADLSPVGETPGVVSHTAPWSQGASARVDPSANGSALTVSVFGATDRRGSWAISPQHLSITVFSGNDLDLRHAVLESPDITITCVAIFGGIDIIVPEDAKVITEGVGIFGGFGDSARTPVPPRADAPVIRVRGLAAFGGVDIVRKPGGSGA from the coding sequence ATGAACACCCCGACTCCACCCGAGCCGCCCCGCCTTCGCGCATCCCGCTCCCAGCGTGAGCGCGCTGCGCACGCGCTTTCCGACGCATTGTCCGACGGCCAGATCTCCCTCAGCGAGTTTGACGCGCGCTGCGCGCAGGTCTGGGACGCTACCTATTCCGATGAACTCGATACCCTGACCGCCGACCTCTCCCCCGTCGGCGAAACCCCCGGCGTCGTCTCTCATACGGCCCCCTGGTCGCAGGGGGCGAGCGCCCGCGTCGACCCCTCCGCCAACGGTTCTGCGCTCACGGTGTCCGTCTTCGGCGCCACCGATCGCCGCGGCAGCTGGGCCATCAGCCCCCAGCACCTGAGCATCACCGTCTTCAGCGGCAACGACCTCGACCTGCGCCACGCCGTGCTGGAGTCTCCCGACATCACGATCACGTGCGTGGCCATCTTCGGCGGTATCGACATCATCGTCCCCGAGGACGCGAAAGTGATCACCGAGGGCGTCGGCATCTTCGGCGGGTTCGGCGACTCGGCGCGCACGCCCGTGCCGCCCCGCGCTGATGCGCCCGTGATCCGCGTCCGCGGTCTCGCCGCCTTTGGTGGAGTCGATATCGTCCGAAAGCCCGGCGGCAGCGGCGCCTAA